Proteins from one Pygocentrus nattereri isolate fPygNat1 chromosome 16, fPygNat1.pri, whole genome shotgun sequence genomic window:
- the eif4ebp3 gene encoding eukaryotic translation initiation factor 4E-binding protein 3 produces the protein MSTVCEASSGCPIPSRAVDAKSWSPLPDSYSQTPGGTLFSTTPGGTRIIYDRKFLLECRNSPVARTPPCCLPHIPGVTMPAAHTLGKLLEQEEDCKDLPAEDSQFVIDI, from the exons ATGTCGACTGTCTGTGAAGCGTCCTCGGGCTGCCCCATTCCGAGCCGAGCGGTAGACGCTAAAAGCTGGTCTCCCCTGCCCGACTCTTACAGCCAGACCCCTGGAGGAACTCTCTTCTCCACCACTCCTGGAG GGACCAGAATCATCTATGACAGGAAGTTTCTTCTAGAGTGCCGGAATTCCCCAGTCGCACGGACCCCTCCATGCTGTCTCCCTCACATTCCAGGGGTCACTATGCCGGCTGCACACACACTGGGCAAACTACTGGAACAAGAAGAGGACTGCAAGGACCTCCCTG CTGAAGACAGTCAGTTTGTAATAGACATCTGA